From the genome of Deinococcus sp. JMULE3, one region includes:
- a CDS encoding S1C family serine protease, protein MNKTLSILALTGSLVLGGLVGYDIRERNATQATAPATTTNAVTSAATTGASASQGQMVQTLAQPYDNARARTESEANTVQVVKERRDGLVYISVTEGDSSSAQAQLRQRLQQQLPFDFGQGDQEQKQTGTGSGFFVTGGGDIITNNHVVEGASEITVRLHGSKKTYKAKVVARAPDFDLALIRAEGVPASEIKALPLGDSSQLDVGLKAIAMGAPFGLDFSVSEGIISSLERQVPVGTKGVNQNVIQTDAAINPGNSGGPLLNSAGQVIGVNTQILTGGIGQSAGVGFAIPVNTVKKLLPELQAGKGTVIQTPSLGVGISDVASLSAAERKQAKLPEQGVLIGRVYQGSPAAAAGLKGSRTVTDESTGQRTTLPGDVITAVDGQPLAGVEELPQQIISRRIGETVTLTVVRDGQTRDVKVTLKAFDLAAAAQREDGQGQ, encoded by the coding sequence ATGAACAAGACCCTGTCCATCCTGGCACTCACCGGCTCCCTGGTCCTGGGCGGACTGGTCGGCTACGACATCCGCGAGCGGAACGCCACCCAGGCCACGGCGCCCGCCACGACCACGAATGCCGTCACGAGCGCCGCGACGACCGGCGCGTCTGCCAGCCAGGGGCAGATGGTGCAGACCCTCGCGCAGCCGTACGACAACGCCCGCGCCCGCACGGAATCCGAGGCGAACACCGTGCAGGTCGTCAAGGAGCGCCGCGACGGCCTGGTGTACATCAGCGTCACGGAAGGGGACAGCAGCAGCGCGCAGGCCCAGCTGCGCCAGCGCCTGCAGCAGCAGCTGCCCTTCGACTTCGGTCAGGGCGATCAGGAGCAGAAGCAGACCGGGACCGGCAGCGGCTTCTTCGTGACGGGCGGCGGCGACATCATCACCAACAACCACGTCGTCGAGGGCGCCAGCGAGATCACAGTCCGTCTGCACGGCAGCAAGAAGACCTACAAGGCGAAGGTCGTCGCCCGCGCGCCCGACTTCGACCTCGCCCTGATCCGCGCCGAGGGCGTCCCCGCAAGCGAGATCAAGGCCCTGCCGCTCGGGGACAGCAGCCAGCTGGACGTGGGCCTGAAGGCCATCGCCATGGGTGCCCCGTTCGGCCTGGACTTCAGCGTCTCAGAGGGCATCATCAGCAGCCTGGAACGGCAGGTGCCGGTCGGCACGAAAGGCGTGAACCAGAACGTCATCCAGACCGACGCCGCCATCAACCCCGGCAACAGCGGCGGCCCGCTGCTGAACAGCGCCGGGCAGGTGATCGGCGTGAACACCCAGATCCTCACCGGCGGCATCGGCCAGAGCGCCGGGGTGGGCTTCGCGATTCCCGTGAACACCGTCAAGAAACTGCTGCCCGAACTGCAGGCCGGGAAGGGCACCGTCATCCAGACGCCCAGCCTGGGCGTGGGCATCAGTGACGTCGCCAGCCTCAGCGCCGCCGAGCGCAAGCAGGCGAAACTGCCCGAGCAGGGCGTCCTGATCGGCCGGGTGTACCAGGGCAGCCCCGCCGCCGCCGCTGGCCTGAAGGGCAGCCGCACCGTCACCGACGAATCCACCGGGCAGCGCACCACCCTGCCCGGCGACGTGATCACCGCCGTGGACGGCCAGCCCCTCGCGGGCGTGGAGGAGCTGCCGCAGCAGATCATCAGCCGCAGGATCGGCGAGACCGTCACCCTGACCGTCGTCCGGGACGGGCAGACGCGCGACGTGAAGGTCACCCTGAAGGCCTTCGATCTGGCCGCCGCCGCGCAGCGCGAGGACGGACAGGGCCAGTAA
- the malQ gene encoding 4-alpha-glucanotransferase, with protein MTIPRSSGVLLHPTSLPGPFGIGELGQYARAFVDWLALAGQKYWQVMPLGPTGYGDSPYQAFSAFAGNPYLIDLNALREHGLLSDTEFNVLPEFNPGKVDFGQQYVWRNQMLERAYARYAFGDAQHLKPDFDAFKAEEADWLDDYALFMALKNAHGGLPWNAWEPGTRDREPQALDNARTRLKEDIERVKFIQFLFFRQWTVLRRYAAEKGIQIIGDIPIFVAMDSSDAWANREQFYFDDQGQPTVVAGVPPDYFSETGQLWGNPLYNWDAMDKDGYQWWIKRFQGSLKLFDVIRIDHFRGFAASWEIPFPAETAIHGQWVPAKGHEMFEAVRQALGTLPIIAEDLGVITPDVEKLRDDFEFPGMAVLQFAFGGGDFSVNDFLPHNLRENQVVYTGTHDNDTTRGWWRNADELERHNFRVYTSSDPTEDTFAAQLTRMAFESRARLAVVPLQDLMNLGTEARMNLPGTTGDHNWTWRYAAADLRPDLARSLRDLTEATGR; from the coding sequence ATGACCATCCCACGATCCAGCGGCGTCCTGCTGCACCCCACCAGCCTCCCCGGCCCGTTCGGCATCGGCGAACTCGGCCAGTACGCCCGCGCGTTCGTCGACTGGCTCGCCCTGGCCGGACAGAAGTACTGGCAGGTCATGCCGCTGGGCCCCACCGGCTACGGCGACAGCCCCTACCAGGCGTTCAGCGCCTTCGCCGGAAACCCCTACCTGATCGACCTGAACGCCCTGCGTGAACACGGCCTGCTCAGCGACACCGAATTCAACGTCCTGCCCGAATTCAACCCCGGCAAGGTCGATTTCGGCCAGCAGTACGTGTGGCGCAACCAGATGCTCGAACGCGCCTACGCCCGCTACGCCTTCGGCGACGCCCAGCACCTGAAACCCGACTTCGACGCCTTCAAGGCCGAGGAAGCCGACTGGCTGGACGACTACGCGCTGTTCATGGCCCTGAAGAACGCCCACGGCGGCCTGCCCTGGAACGCCTGGGAACCCGGCACCCGCGACCGCGAACCCCAGGCGCTGGACAACGCCCGCACCCGCCTGAAGGAAGACATCGAACGGGTGAAGTTCATCCAGTTCCTGTTCTTCCGCCAGTGGACGGTGCTGCGCCGCTACGCCGCCGAGAAGGGCATCCAGATCATCGGGGACATCCCGATCTTCGTCGCCATGGACAGCAGCGACGCCTGGGCGAACCGCGAGCAGTTCTACTTCGACGACCAGGGCCAGCCCACCGTCGTCGCGGGCGTCCCGCCCGACTACTTCAGCGAGACCGGCCAGCTGTGGGGCAACCCCCTGTACAACTGGGACGCCATGGACAAGGACGGCTACCAGTGGTGGATCAAACGCTTCCAGGGCAGCCTGAAACTGTTCGACGTGATCCGCATCGACCACTTCCGTGGCTTCGCGGCCTCCTGGGAGATCCCGTTCCCCGCCGAGACCGCCATTCACGGCCAGTGGGTCCCCGCTAAAGGTCACGAGATGTTCGAGGCGGTCCGTCAGGCGCTGGGCACCCTGCCGATCATCGCGGAGGACCTGGGCGTCATCACGCCCGACGTGGAGAAACTCCGCGACGACTTCGAGTTCCCCGGCATGGCCGTCCTGCAGTTCGCGTTCGGCGGCGGGGACTTCAGCGTGAACGACTTCCTGCCGCACAACCTGCGGGAGAATCAGGTCGTGTACACCGGCACGCATGACAACGACACCACGCGCGGCTGGTGGCGGAACGCCGACGAACTCGAACGGCACAACTTCCGCGTGTACACCAGCAGCGACCCCACCGAGGACACCTTCGCGGCGCAGCTGACCCGCATGGCCTTCGAGAGCCGCGCCCGGCTGGCCGTCGTGCCCCTTCAGGACCTCATGAATCTCGGCACCGAGGCCCGTATGAACCTCCCCGGCACCACCGGCGACCACAACTGGACGTGGCGCTACGCCGCCGCCGACCTCCGCCCCGACCTCGCCCGCAGTCTGCGGGACCTCACCGAGGCGACCGGCCGGTAA
- a CDS encoding cob(I)yrinic acid a,c-diamide adenosyltransferase: protein MKLYTKTGDGGTTGLYGADRVSKANIRVEAYGTVDELNSAIGLARAHGPSAAMDADLEYLQNALFDVGADLATRSGTTYEKKISRMDEQDTAFIEAMIDRYQEDAPPFTGFVHPGGTPVAASLHVARTVARRAEREVIRLLHEEDANAHVQVYLNRLSDLLFVMARAANQAAGIGEHAWLVKGRR from the coding sequence ATGAAGCTCTACACCAAGACCGGGGACGGCGGCACCACGGGCCTGTACGGCGCGGACCGCGTCAGCAAGGCGAACATCCGCGTGGAAGCGTACGGCACCGTGGACGAACTGAACAGCGCCATCGGCCTGGCCCGCGCGCACGGCCCCAGCGCCGCGATGGACGCCGACCTGGAGTACCTCCAGAACGCCCTGTTCGACGTCGGCGCGGACCTCGCCACGCGCAGCGGCACCACGTACGAGAAGAAGATCAGCCGCATGGACGAGCAGGACACCGCGTTCATCGAGGCGATGATCGACCGCTACCAGGAGGACGCGCCGCCCTTCACGGGCTTCGTGCACCCCGGCGGCACCCCGGTCGCCGCGAGCCTGCACGTCGCCCGCACCGTCGCCCGCCGCGCCGAACGCGAGGTGATCCGCCTGCTGCACGAGGAGGACGCCAACGCGCACGTGCAGGTGTACCTGAACCGCCTGTCCGACCTGCTGTTCGTCATGGCCCGCGCCGCGAACCAGGCCGCCGGGATCGGGGAACACGCTTGGCTGGTCAAGGGTCGCCGCTGA